The DNA sequence GATGTACGGGCCCGGGCGCACGACGACGTCGAGCCCCTCGCGGTCGGCGGCGTCGAGGAACCCGGCCAGGTCGCAGAAGCCGTCGGTGCGGAACTCACCCCGGCGCGGGGCGTGCAGGTTCCACGGCACGTACGTCTCGACGGTGTTCAGGCCGAGCAGGCGCGCCGCCCGCAGCCGGTCGCCCCATTGCTGCGGGTGGACGCGGAAGTAGTGCAGGGCGCCGGACAGCAGCAGGTGGGGGCGGCCGTCGCGCACGAACCCCTCGGGGCCGACGGTCAGCTGACGGGTGCTGGGCGCGGGCGTCACGCGTCGCACGCTACCGCCCGGACGGGCGCGGTACGGGCTGCTCACGCCCCGCACCCGGACCTCTCGTTTCCCGCGCTTCGCACACGTCGGGCCCCGGATCGCGACGATCCGGGGCCCGACGTGTGCGAAGCGCGGGAAGAGCCGGTGGGTCAGGTCCTCACCGGCTCGCTCCAGCGCGGGCCGAAGGCCGACTCGTCGACCCGCGGCGCCGGCAGCCCCAGCCGTTCCCGCAACGTCCCGGGCGCGTACTCCTCGCGGACCAGCCCTCGCGAGCGCAGGATCGGCAGGACGGACGCGGCGAACGCCTCGAGGTCGTCGGGCAGCACGTTGACGTGGACGCTGACCCCGTCGAGAGCACCGGCCTCGTACCAGCGGGTGAGGTCGTCGGCGATCTGCAACGCCGTCCCCGCCAGCAGCCGGTGGCCCGAGCTCTCCGCCTGCGGGCCCGTCGGGGCGTGGTCGAACCGGTCCCGCGCGACGGTGTCGGCGGCCTGCAGGTCGTGGACCCGCTGCAGCGCGGCGTCCCGCGACGCCCCGACGACCGGCACGACGCCGGGCAGGACGCGGACGTCGTCGGCGGCCCGTCCGTGCCCCACGGCCGCGGCCCGCACCCGGCGGCGGTAGTCCACGCTGCCCTGGAGGTCGGGCTGGCGGGTGTAGACGACGTCGGCGAACCGGCCGGCGAGGTCGATCCCGGACGGGGACCCCCCGGCCTGGGCGATGAGCGGGACGGTCTGCGGGGACCGCGTCGTGTGCAGGGGCCCGCGGACGCGGTAGTGCGGGCCGTGGTGGTTGACCTCGCGGACCGCGTCCCGGCGCAGCAGCTCCCCGGACTCGCGGTCGGCGACGAACGGGTCGGGCTCCCACGCGCTGAGCAGGGCGATGACGGCGGTGACGTAGTCCTGCGCCACCTCGTACCGCAGGTCGTGCTCGGGCAGCCGGTCCCGGCCGTAGTTGCG is a window from the Kineococcus rhizosphaerae genome containing:
- a CDS encoding NtaA/DmoA family FMN-dependent monooxygenase (This protein belongs to a clade of FMN-dependent monooxygenases, within a broader family of flavin-dependent oxidoreductases, the luciferase-like monooxygenase (LMM) family, some of whose members use coenzyme F420 rather than FMN.); this translates as MPFVLNAVLRGQLGGHTAAWRVSRADVTANTTLEYWSELGRVLEEAVFDALFLADTLAVPDDPASPLQWPLDPFILVAALAGSTEHLGLVATHSTTFNEPFTTARQLASIDHLTRGRAGWNVVTSTDDNSARNYGRDRLPEHDLRYEVAQDYVTAVIALLSAWEPDPFVADRESGELLRRDAVREVNHHGPHYRVRGPLHTTRSPQTVPLIAQAGGSPSGIDLAGRFADVVYTRQPDLQGSVDYRRRVRAAAVGHGRAADDVRVLPGVVPVVGASRDAALQRVHDLQAADTVARDRFDHAPTGPQAESSGHRLLAGTALQIADDLTRWYEAGALDGVSVHVNVLPDDLEAFAASVLPILRSRGLVREEYAPGTLRERLGLPAPRVDESAFGPRWSEPVRT